One Capra hircus breed San Clemente chromosome 3, ASM170441v1, whole genome shotgun sequence genomic window, GCACAGCTCCGGCTTCCCAGGTAGACTTTGGTCCGTTCTAGTGGGGCCAGCGCCTGTGCAGAGATCAGGATCTGGAAGTCGGTGCGGGAGCAGCTCACATTCATGGGCACCACTGGGgatggatgggagaggggagctGGAGGCCATGTGGGCAGGCAGTCTGACCCCCGCACCTTCCTCAAGCCCCTGGCCAAAGGGTGGTGGGTGGAAAACCGAGGCCAAGAGCGTGAATGGCTCATATGCAGTCCTACAAGGACATATTTACAGGTATTTATCCATTTAACTCCATCAGGCTATGAGCTCCAAGGCAGGCACCATTCCTACTTCTCAGAGTCCTCTAAGCCCAGAGCTTGAAAGGTGAATATacgattgaatgaatgaattttgttAATCATAATGGAAGCTACTATTTGCTGATCATGTTTGCCATATACCAGGCAATTCATTCAATCACTTAACAAGTATTTACAGCCTACGATGTCCAGGCACAATCCTGAATGCCAgatatagaaatgaaaagaaaaaaaccagccTCACATGCCTACCTTCTTCGAGTTTATATTCTAGTCGGATGAGGGAGCAATAAAGATGTAAAATACACCTAAGTGTCAGAGTAGTCGAAGGaaaatcaaggaaagaaaaagatggagATGAGGAGAGCAGCATGTATGCATGGGTGGAgttggtggggcgggggggggggcgggttgcAGTTTGAAAAGGGTAGTGAAGAAAGTCTCATTCTCCCTCCTCATAACGACCCCATGAGGCAGACACGTCTAAGTCCATTTTACAGTTTTAGAGCTCCGAGCTCTGAGAGGTGACACTGTCTGCAGTGTCCAAGCTGGCATTTTAACCATCgagtctggaaagattccacggTTCCTGGTCTCTCCACCCTGCGCGGGAGCCCCCGCACCCCCCCAGCAAGGACGATCTGACTCTAAGCCACTGGGTCTGCGCGAGCCTGCGTGTGCGTGCTTGTGCGCATGCGGGTGTGTAGGGGGCGGTGTTTGCTGGGTCACGGGTGAGGTTAGGAGGAAGGACGTGGGGGTGGGAAGctggagggaggaaaaggaaggagcTGGCAGGCAGAGGCCAGGAACTCTCAACCCCTCTCCGGGAAACGCCTCAGACATATTTCAGCCTCTGGTGTCTGGGCAGTCGGCGATTTATGGGCCTGCCGTCTCCCACGATGATCTTGGTGGCGCTGAACTGTGTGTCACCCCTGATTGATGCTGAGGCCGTCCTCCAGCCGGGAGGCCGGCTACAGCCTGGGCCACATCTGGATCCTGGCCCAGCACGAATGCCCTGTCTGACCCCAGGCTCCCAAGGACATCAGGGAgagagggggtgggtgggagtggggcCCTTGCATCTGAAACAGGAGCCAGGAGAGGAGAGGCCCACCCTCTGTCTCTGGAGGgaccaaaaggagaaggggcttaTCCAAGATCACACACGGCTGGGAGAGAACCCAGGCCTGGAAATAGGCCCATCAGAACAAAGGGGACTTTGCAGCACCTTCAGCCGGTATCTTCAGTTTACTGAGACCTGTCAGCCAGCTGTGGCAGAGCTTGTGGCACTTGGATCTCCAAGTGCCATCCAGGAAGAGGTCACTCTAACAGAGGAAGAGTCCTCCTGCAGGTTTCTGGGTGGAGGTGACTGAAGCAGACAGAGGGGGGCTCTGCTCAGGTCACTTCGCTGCCGCTAGCTTGCTGCAGCTCTCCTGGTTCCTTCCCCTACAGGTCAGCCCCAGTGGATGCTCAGCGTGTGTGCacgcgttagtcactcagtcgtgtccgactctttgcggtcccatagactgtagcccaccaggctcctctgtccatggaattctccaggcaagaatgctggagtgggttgccattcccttctccagaggatcttcccaacccagaaattgaacccaggtctcctgcattgcaggtgggttctttactgtttgagccaccggggaggcccAGCAGCACTTGAATGTGGCCCCAGCCTGTCTGAGCTCAGCCATGAGCCTCCCCTCAGTCCCTCTCAGCCACACAGAAAGCAGGAATGTGAGTCCTAGCCTTGCCTGTGCCACTGCTGCCTGTGTGACATCAGCAAAGTCCTTTCCTCTCTGCATTTCCGTTTCTACGCCTGCATAAGAGGCTCTAGCCTGGTCAGGTAGAGGGCAAAGTGGGTCCAGAGAACAGGCTTTTCTGGGCCCATGGCCCAGGGAAGGGTGGTGAGAGGAGGGAATAGATGGTAGATGCTGACAGCTGGCAAATCTAACTGGCACTATGGAGGATGGAAAAGCTGAGGGCCAAGTTCCCTAGCCAACTCTTCAGCTAGGCACAGCCATATGATCAAGCTTAAAATAATAGGATCAAGAAGGAGAAATTTGAGTGCTTCCAAAAATGCTTTTACTTTCCTGATAAAAGGACATTTGTGGCCGGCACTTCCCCTACCCTCTTCCAGGCTTGAGCATGGACATGATGCCTGGAGTTGTGGCAGCCATATTGTGGTCATGAGGCTGAGAAAATCTCAGACATGCAAACTGGGATATTGTTGAGTCCCTGAACCAATATAGCAGCTGACTAGCTCTAGACTTCTTGTTATAAAAGGAGATCAAAGGTCTTGAAAGATCAGTAGTTTTTCAAACCACGGTCAGTCAGGACTTACGACTGTACAAGCAACGTTGTTCAGCATTATGAACATAAATAGTATCACCATATTTTGTGTATTGCCCCTGGATATGAGAATCAACCATAACACAAGAGAAATCAGGGGCCCATGGGGACAGATAGAGAGGAATTGGGAATCGTAGATTTGGAAGCTAGAAAAATAGGTCACTATAATAGTGAAAATAAGCAGGAGTCACATTGGTACAGCCTCAGAGGTCCCAGGGCAGGAGTCGGCAGTGATGTAGCCACCAGAGAAATTGGTGCAATAGAGGAAAgagggatggaggaaggagaCTGCAAAGTCCTGGGACCCCAGCTTCACCTTCCCCCGCAGCACACCCTCACCCTCTACCCCAGCTGACCTCCAATGTAGGCCACAGAGAAGCCCCTGTGGGTGGTGCTACGGTCCGTGTGCAGCACAATCAGGAGCTGGTTGTGGCTTGAGGTGACCGGGGGTGGCAGGTGGTGGCCACACCAATTCCCCAGCAGAGGCGCCTCCTCACTGGCCCCATCAAAGGCTGCTAGATGGTCAAAGTCGCAGGTCCTGGTCAGGCTGCTGGGCTCCTCCAGTTCCAGGTCTAGGAAGAACACCTTGACCCGGTAGCCAGGAGGCAGGCGGATGGTCCAGTGGCACCGGAGGTTGTTGGGGTAGGGGCTGGGGTACTGCGGGCTGGAGAAGTTGCCCTGAACTGCAGTGTACTCCTCCTGGCATTCTCCTGGATTGGGGAGAGCAGGTCCAAAGGAGCAACAGTGAGAAGGGTGGAGACTGTTACCTTCTGCAACCACAGCTTGAGCAGCAGGCACCATAGGGATCCTAAAACCACCCTGGCAGGTTGTGGGCACCATGCAGAAAACCAGACAAGTAATCCCAAAGGCTGCTTTAAACTGTAACTAGCTGAAAACTGGGACTCTCACTCCAATGGGTAATCCATTGCCTGAGTGTTGACCCTActgataattcaataaaaatgtataataccTGTCCTTGGAGTTAAGTCCAAACCTGGACTTGATGGGCAAGGTGGTTCATGACCTTGCCCCTTTTCACTGAGCCCCACCCTCCAGCCTCACCAAACATCTCCTAGCACTATGAGCACACAAACCCTCTCGGTCCTCCATGCCATATACTGATCCTGCTgcttgggctttcttggtggctcagtggtaaagaacccacctgccaatgtaggagatttaagagacatgagtttgatccctgagtggggaagatcccctggaggagggcacggcaacccactccagtattcttgtctggagaatcccatggacagaggaacctggcaggctacagtccctaggtttgcaaagagtcagacacaactgaagcaaccatGCACTTCTTGAACATACTTCCCTTCCTTCTGCCACTGTTTAACTCCTTCAAAGCACTGCTTAATTCTTTCCACCTCCAGGAAGTCATCCATCATTCTTACTATTAGATACCACAGATCCCAGCGAGTATTCactgttttcttctccatctcctccactagagTTTAATTCCCAAAggttcatccattcatttgtacAAACATTAATTGAATGTCTTCTATGTAGCAGGTATAAAGATAAATCTATAGGAACTCGCAGTCAGGCAGAGGAGATTGACATGCAAACCACATAAAGAAGTGATGAGCGTTAGATCATTGCTATGAAAACACTTCTCAAAGGAGCTGAAGGAAGAGAATTATTCGGAGGGTATCAGGAAGtcttcacagaggaggtgacatGCTTGTGCCTTGGCATCGGCCAGGCAGGAAAGAGTGTGCCAGAAcatttcaggcagagaaagagcAGGAAGTGCCAAACCCAGAGGCAGAAAAGTAGaactcctcccccgcccccgagCATGCACAGAGCCCTCGGGGTTCTGCTGCAGTCCTCCCACCTGAGAAGTAGTAGGCCTTGAAGCCACGGCCTCCGATGTTGAAGTCAGACTTGAAGACCACCTGCAGCTCGTGGCCCAGCGACACAAGTGTGGGGGGCCTGGCACTGCCGCAGTAGTGGTGCCCCTGGGCAGGGCCGGGCCCCCCAAGCACGGCCACGTAGTCGTACGTGCACTGCTCACTGCCCTCCACCTGGAAGTCCACGAACACCAGCTTGACGGTGGCGGGGCCAGCGGCCCGGATCACCCAGTGGCACTCCGCGTTGTTGGGGTAGTTGTTGGGGTACTCGGGGCTGACGAGGACCCCTGACAGGCCGGTCAGGACACCACCACACACATCTGCAAGGGAGCCCACTTGAACTGGCACCCTCCCCTGGCACCCCCATCTCCTCCCTTGGGAAATGCCACTCCCACAAGTGTTCACCCGGACGCTTGGCACCACCCACTGAGTACTTGTTAGTGGCGGGCACAAGCCATCATTTTAGCCCATCACcctaagtgtcggacacgacaatgactgaacaataacaactgcAAAGTGACCCCATGAGGAAAGCAGGGTGGTTCCCCCAGGTTACAGCCGGGAAACTGGAGGCAGAGAGAAGTTAAGCGACTTACCTGTGTGAGTTAGCATTCACCCAGACAGAGCCCAAGAGAAGGGTCTGAGCCCCAAGAGTTTATCTGGGAGAGACAGGGGACCACAGGTGGGCACCGAGGGAGACGGGGGGAGAGTGAGGGCACTCACTCACCAGCCCCTCAGAATGCAGGCTGAGGGCTGCTGGTGGTAGAGGTAGGCTGCCACAGCTTTGGTAAAAGCTCTCAGAGACGTGGAGACCAGCAGGTGCCATTGACAAggcccagggacagagcagggcCCTGACAGCGGGTCACCCCGCTGGTATCAAGGAGCATGAGATGTGACTAACTACTGAGTCTGTACGCTTGACATTGTGAGTCTTACTGTCCCTCCTACCAAGGACAGTGGTGCACAGAGGCTGAGACACCTCAGACCAGGAATATTATCAAACCTTCgtaacagaggaggaaactgaggcttagagggaGGATCTGAAGAAGTAGAGCTAGACTTGAAGTCTGAAGATAACTGTGTTCTCAGCTCTGCCTTCtactgctgtgtgaccctggacaagtaactcagcctctctgagccccatGGAAATATTAGAACTCATAAGACTTGTTCAATCTGACCCGCCAGGCTCAGACTCATGCAGAGTTTGAGAAGTTTCTGGTGAAAGTCCTTTGGAACCTAGTGCGGCAGTATAACCAGGAGGTGTGTGATGATGAACGGTGTGACCAGCTGGAGGCCACCAGCAGGAAGGGGCACACTAGGTTGTGTCTCCTGAGACTGCAGAATCTCATCCCCTGGCAAGTCTGTATGAATGGAGCGCTGTGCCAGGCAGCTAAGGACTTGAGTTCTTGTCCCAGAGTTCGCCCTTCCCAGATGTGTGACCATGGGAAGGCACATTCCTTCTCTGGCCTGAGATGCATTGTTTGTGAAAACAGAGGACAGGTTTTGACAGTCTGTGAGATCCCTTCCAACCTCAATACCCTtagctttcaaactgtgttagCAAGGGCTTTCAAACTTAGCAGGGACTTTCAAACTATGTTTCAGGGCTCCACGGTGGCCCCAGGGCATCAATCTGCAGACATCTGGTGTAAATGTCATCCTTACATTGTATTCAAACTTTTTTTCTTAACTCAATGAAAGATAGAATCCACAGTCATATACCTCAACGGTAAAGATATAACTAATTGGAGACTGTCAATATTTACTGATGTTTTCAATGTTtggctttccagtggtcatgtatggatgtgagagttggactgtgaagaaagctgagcgccgaagaattgatgcttttgaactgtggtgttgaagaagactcttgagagtcccttggactgcaaggagatccaaccagtccattctgaaggagatcagccctgggatttctttggagggaatgatgctaaagctgaaactccagtactttggccacctcatgcgaagagttgactcattggaaaagaatccgatgatgggagggattgggggcaggaggagaaggggacgacagaggatgagatggctggatggcatcgctgactcgatggacccgagtctgagtgaactctgggagctggtgatggacaggaggcctggcgtgctgcgattcatggggtcacaaagagtcagacacgactgagcgactgaactgaactgaactgaagtacatgTTAA contains:
- the CDCP2 gene encoding LOW QUALITY PROTEIN: CUB domain-containing protein 2 (The sequence of the model RefSeq protein was modified relative to this genomic sequence to represent the inferred CDS: inserted 1 base in 1 codon), yielding MIQDPSTDSGSFFPLATGVKCGGVLSAPSGNXSSPNFPRLYPYNTECSWLIVVAEGSSVLLTFHAFDLEYHDTCGFDFLEIYNGASGDQGNLLGRFCGRVPPPPFTSSWHVMSVVFHSDKHVASRGFSAGYQKDVCGGVLTGLSGVLVSPEYPNNYPNNAECHWVIRAAGPATVKLVFVDFQVEGSEQCTYDYVAVLGGPGPAQGHHYCGSARPPTLVSLGHELQVVFKSDFNIGGRGFKAYYFSGECQEEYTAVQGNFSSPQYPSPYPNNLRCHWTIRLPPGYRVKVFFLDLELEEPSSLTRTCDFDHLAAFDGASEEAPLLGNWCGHHLPPPVTSSHNQLLIVLHTDRSTTHRGFSVAYIGVVPMNVSCSRTDFQILISAQALAPLERTKVYLGSRSCAAQEMGSNFRIQARFDTCGTESQRRNNTSVIVSVLYIDFSAGGQEDTHEYKVRCEPRRKEASVHLLSGSRWLGPYAATAEHLQEAPPGDEAEALEGPVAMVAQDTSDVVFLGLCILAGVLMVVAIVVLMLL